CTGAAAGCGGTCCGGACCCGGTCATTGCTGCGCAGCGCTTTGGTGCTGTGGCCGACCAGATGGAAATCACCCGCAAGGCCCTGAAAAAGCACGGTCGTCACAACAAGGCAGCGGTGGCCGAGTTGCTGGCCCTGGCCGAGCTGTTCATGCCGATCAAACTGGTGCCGAAGCAATTCGAAGCCCTGGTCGAGCGTGTGCGCAGTGCCCTGGATCGTCTGCGTCAGCAAGAGCGCGCGATCATGCAGCTGTGCGTACGTGATGCACGTATGCCACGCGCCGATTTCCTGCGTCAGTTCCCGGGCAACGAAGTCGACGAAAGCTGGTCCGACGCCCTGGCCAAAGGCAAGAGCAAGTACGCCGAAGCCATCGGTCGCGTGCAGCCGGACATCATCCGTTGCCAGCAGAAGCTGATCGCGCTGGAAACCGAGACCGGCCTGACCATCGCGGAAATCAAGGACATCAACCGTCGCATGTCGATCGGTGAGGCCAAGGCCCGCCGCGCGAAGAAAGAGATGGTTGAAGCCAACCTGCGTCTGGTGATCTCGATCGCCAAGAAGTACACCAACCGCGGCCTGCAATTCCTCGATCTGATCCAGGAAGGCAACATCGGTCTGATGAAAGCGGTGGACAAGTTCGAATACCGTCGTGGTTACAAGTTCTCGACTTATGCCACCTGGTGGATCCGTCAGGCGATCACTCGCTCGATCGCCGACCAGGCCCGCACCATCCGTATTCCGGTGCACATGATCGAGACGATCAACAAGCTCAACCGTATTTCCCGGCAGATGCTGCAGGAGATGGGTCGCGAACCGACCCCGGAAGAGCTGGGCGAACGCATGGAAATGCCTGAGGACAAGATCCGCAAGGTACTGAAGATCGCCAAAGAGCCGATCTCCATGGAAACCCCGATCGGTGATGACGAAGACTCCCATCTGGGCGACTTCATCGAAGACTCGACCATGCAGTCGCCAATCGATGTCGCCACGGTGGAAAGTCTGAAGGAAGCGACTCGCGAAGTACTGTCCGGCCTCACTGCCCGTGAAGCCAAGGTATTGCGCATGCGCTTCGGCATCGACATGAACACCGACCATACGCTCGAAGAAGTCGGCAAACAGTTTGACGTAACGCGTGAGCGGATACGTCAGATCGAAGCCAAGGCGCTGCGCAAGCTGCGCCACCCGACGCGAAGCGAGCATCTGCGCTCCTTCCTCGACGAGTGATACCAGAACCCCCGGCCCAGGCCGGGGGTTTTGTTTTATGGCAGATTAAATTCCCCGCCCCGCCCTCCCCGCCGCATACCCCGTCTACACTCGAAACAACCACCCCCGAGCCTTGACGAGAGCGTTATGCCCAGACTGGCGCCGGTGCTTTTTCTGCTGTCATTGATGATCTGCACCGCCACGGCTGACGCGCTGACTCTGACCGATGAAGAACGCAGCTGGCTGGCGGCTCACCCTGACTTGCGCCTGGGTGTCGATGCGTCGTGGCCGCCCTTCGAATTTCGCGACGACCAGAACCGTTATCAGGGTCTGGCTGCCGACTATATCGACGTGATCCGTCAACGTCTGGCGATCAAGCTGACGCCCATCGAACCGGTGAGCTGGACGGTGGTGCTGGAGCAGGTCAAGAAGGGCAAGATCGATTTGCTACCGGGGATCATGTCTACGCCGGAACGCCAGAACTATCTGTCATTCACCCGGCCGTACCTCGACTTTCCGATCGTCATCCTCGCCCATGTCGGCGGCGCCCAGCCGCGCAAACTCGATGACCTGTACGGGCTGAAAATCGCCGTGGTGGACAACTACGCCCCCCACGAACTACTACGCACTCACCACCCCGACCTGAATCTGGTCGCCATGCCCAACGTCAGTTCGGCGCTGCAAGCCCTGGCGACTGATGAAGTGGACGCGGTGGTCGGTGACCTGGCTTCCAGCGTCTGGAGCCTGCGCCAGCTCAAACTCGACGGCCTCTACGTCAGTGGCGAAACCCCGTACCGCTATCAACTGGCGATGGCCGTGCCCCGCGACAACAAGGTACTGGTGGGGATTCTCGACAAGGTCCTCGCCGACATGACGCCGGCGGAAATCAGCAGCATCCAGGAGCATTGGGTCGGCAATGTGCTCGACCATCGCTCGTTCTGGTCAGACCTGCTGGTGTATGGCCTGCCCGGTCTGTTACTGCTGATCACCGTCCTCGCCGTGGTGATTCGCATCAACCGCCGCCTGAGTTCGGAAATCACTCGGCGTATCGATCTCGAACAGGAATTGCGCAGCAGCGAATATCACTATCGCGGCCTGGTGGAAAGCCTGTCGGCCATTGCCTGGGAAGCGCGGATGAGCGACTTCACCTACAGCTATGTTTCGCCTCACGCTGAAGACTTGCTCGGCTATCCACAGTCCCATTGGCTGATTCCGGGCTTCTGGCACAACATCATTCACCCCGCCGACCTGACCCGCACGCAGAACTATTGCAAGGAAGCGCTGCGACAGGGCCGCGATCACATCGTTGACTATCGCGTCATCACCGCCGACGGCCGCTGCCTGTGGGTGCGCGACATTGTCAGTCTGATCGAGCATGGCCACGAACCGGTGATGCGCGGGTTGATGATCGACATCAGCGAAATCAAGCGCACCGAAGAAGCACTGCGCCTGTCGGAGCAGAAGTTCGCCTCGGTGTTCGAGCAATGTCCCGACATTCTGGTGATCGCGCGCTCGTCCGACGGCTGCTTGCTGGAGGTCAACGAAGCTTTCGAAGAGCAGATCGGCCTGCGGGCCGAGGACGTGATCGGCCAAACCGCCACCCACCTCAATATCTGGGGCATTCCCGGCGTCGGCCCGGGCCTGTTGCAGCGCTTGCAGGCCGGCAGCATTCGTAATCTGGAGATGCCCTTTCGCCGCAACAACGGCCAGGTATTCACCGGGCTGATTTCCGCCGAACCCTTCGACTTGGACACCACCCCGGCGCTGGTGGTCGTGGTGCGCGACATCAGCCAGCTCAAGGAAACCCAACAGCAACTGCAGACCTCAGAAGAGAAGTTTGCCAAAGCCTTTCATGCGTCGCCGGACGGTCTTCTGCTGTCGCGCCAGAGCGACGGCCTGTTGCTGGAGGTCAACGAAGGCTTCAGCCGCATCACCGGTTTCAACAGCGCGATGTCGGTGGATCGCTCGACTCTGGATCTGGGCATCTGGGTCAACCTCAACGAACGCAAACAGATGCTCGACCTGCTGCAACGCGACGGTTTTGTCCGCGACTTCACCTGTCACATCCGTCGCAGCGACGGACAGATCCGCCTGTGCGAGGTCTCCAGTCGCCCGCTGCCGATCGGCGACGAGGACTGCATGCTGACCATCGCCCGAGACATCACCGAACGCCATCTCATGCAGGAAAAACTGCAACAGGCCGCGACCGTTTTCGAGAGCACCGCCGAAGGTGTATTGATCACTGACACCCAGCAACACATCAGCGCGGTCAATCGCGCTTTCACTGAAATCACCGGCTACAGCGAAAGCGAAGCGCTGGGCCACACACCACGGCTGCTGGCGTCAGGGCTGCACGACAGCGCTTTCTACGCGGCGATGTGGCATCAGTTGACCGACGAAGGTCACTGGCAGGGCGAGATTTCCAACCGGCGCAAGAACGGCGAGTTGTACCCGAGCTGGCTGACCATCAGCGCCGTGCGCAATCGCGATAAGTTCATCACCCACTTTGTCGCGGTGTTTGCCGATATTTCCAGCCTCAAACATGCACAGGCCAAGCTTGATTACCAAGCTCACCACGACCCGCTCACCGGCCTGCCCAATCGCACACTGTTCGAAAGCCGACTGCATACGGCCCTGACCAGCCAGCAGGAAAATGGCGGCCAAGGCGCGGTGCTGTTTCTCGATCTCGACCGCTTCAAGCACATCAACGACAGTCTCGGTCACCCGGTCGGCGACCTATTGCTCAAGGGCATCGCCGTTCGTTTGAAGGAACAGTTACGAGATATCGACACCGTCGCGCGATTGGGCGGTGACGAATTCATCATCCTGCTGCCGGGCTTGCAGCAAGCCAGCGACGCCGACAACATCGCGACGAAACTGCTCAACTGCTTCGGCGCGCCGTTCCAGGCCGGCGAACACGAGTTCTTTATCAGCGCCAGCATCGGCACCAGCCTCTATCCACGCGACGGGTGCGACGTGGCCACGCTGGTGAAAAACGCCGACGCGGCGATGTACCGATCTAAAGCCAAAGGACGCAACCGCGTTGAAAGCTACACCCGTGACCTCACCGCCCAGGCCAGCGAACGCATAGCACTGGAACACGAATTGCGCCGCGCCATCGAGCGCAACGAACTCTTTCTCTACTACCAACCGAAAATCAGCCTTGTCGACCACAGTCTGGTGGGCGCTGAAGCATTGATCCGCTGGCGCCATCCGACCTTTGGCGAAGTGCCGCCAGAGCACTTCATTCCGCTAGCTGAAGAGAATGGCATGATCCTGCAAATCGGCGACTGGGTTCTCGAGACCGCCTGCAGGCAGATGTTCGAGTGGAATCAGATCCACGAACCGCTCGGTCCGCTCTCGGTTAATCTTGCCGGCGCGCAACTGCGCCAACCGAACCTGCTCGCGCGCATCGAGCAACTGCTCAAGGACAACCGCCTCAGGCCGGATTTACTGCAACTGGAAATTACCGAGAATTTCATCATGAGTCAGGCCGAAGAGGCGCTGGCGGTGCTGCACCAGCTCAAACACCTCGGCGTACAGCTGGCGATCGACGACTTCGGCACCGGCTACTCCTCGCTCAGCTATCTCAAACGCCTGCCGTTGGACATTCTCAAGATCGATCAGTCTTTCGTCCGCGGACTGCCCGACGATCCCCACGACGCGGCGATCGTGCGCGCCATCATCGCGCTCGGCCGCAGCATGCAATTCACGGTGATCGCCGAAGGCGTGGAAACCCAGGCGCAACAACAATTCCTCACCGCTGAGGGCTGTGAACAGATCCAGGGCTACATCGTCAGCCTGCCACTGCCACCGGACGAATTCGCCGCGACGTTTCTGCATGTGACCGTATCGGATTTTTCGGATAGCACAGCCGCGAAACCGTCGCTATAATCCGCGGCCTACTGAGGGCCTATAGCTCAGTTGGTTAGAGCAGAGGACTCATAATCCTTTGGTCCACGGTTCGAGTCCGTGTGGGCCCACCAACTCCAAAGCCGCGCATTGCGCGGCTTTCGCGTTTCTGGCGGAACCATCGCGGATACAGTCCTATGGTCCAAAGGTACAAATTAGGTACAGTGCGGCTTCGCTTGCACGCCTTTGGAGTCCTTCAGATGGCCACAATCGTCAAAACCCCTGCCGGCACCTGGAAGGCCGTCATCCGCAAAACCGGATGGCCGACCAACGCCAAAACCTTCCGCACCAAACGCGACGCCGAAGATTGGTCACGACGCCGAAGACGAAATGGTGCGCGGCGTGTACATCCAGCGCAGCGGATCCGAGCGACTTACGCTCGAAAAGGCGCTCCAGCGCTATCTCCGTGAAGTGAGCCCTACCAAGAAGCCGACTACACAGCGAGCAGAGGCCACCAAGGCGCAGCAGTTGATACAGCATCTGGGCAAGTATTCCCTCGCGGCGTTATCGTCTGAGGTGATCGCTAACTATCGCGACACCCGCCTGGGCTCACTCACCAACCGCGGCAATCCCACGAGTAACAATACCGTGCGGCTGGAGCTGGCTTTGCTAAGCCATCTGTTCACGGTTGCGATTCAAGAGTGGGGGCTTGGATTGACCTTTAACCCGGTGCTCAATATTCGTAAGCCGAGCCCAGGCGAAGGTCGAAATAGACGCCTCATGGCTGATGAGGAAAAACGCCTATTGGCAGCAGTGAACAAGCACAGCAACCCCATGCTGGGGTGGATTGTCCAGATTGCCTTGGCAACGGGCATGCGCGCTTCTGAGATCGCGAGCCTACGTCGCTCACAGATTGATATCCAAAAACGGATAGTGCGGCTCTCAGACACGAAAAACGATAGCGCTCGTACCGTCCCTCTGAGCAAATTAGCTACCGAGGTATTTCGTACCGCCCTGGCGAACCCGGTTCGCTTGCGGGAAGGGGGGAGGGATGGGAAAGCAATACTATCCGCACCAGCCACATTTACAACAGTAGAATGGTGCCCTTGTGATACTAAAGATTTAACGGTGCTACCCATCAAGTAAATATCGCTAGCGATCAACGCTTTAAACTATCAAACACAAACACGTATTAAATGCTCAGCCGCCTCGGTAAACTTTACTTTAAATAGCTCAATTTGCTCTAGCTGATTATCAGCCCACTTCCGACGATCTCGCAATGTAACCACTTGCTCATGATTATCTAGATCAGCCAGCGGAACGTGCAACCACAGACTGTTTTGAATTAGAACGTTTGCATCTTCAATATCACCAATTCTGTAGTTAGTTGGAAGACCATTAGCAACAGGCTGATATGTTTTTATTCCATCCTTAAGAACAACTACCAAATCTCGATCCACTGCGGCAACTATATGCTCATGCATAGTTTCATCAGCTTGCAACATTTCTTTTTCACCAAGCTCAGCACCAGCTAAAATTTCAGCACTTGTTCGTCTTTTACGTGCCGTATCAAAGCCGTTAAATATCCAGCCTGCAAAAACAGGCTGGCCTAAATCGTCAAATGTATTGAGGTGCGCGTTAGTCGTTTTGAAGCGTTGCAACCCCATATTCCAGTCAGCCACAAACGCTGGCACCATCTGCCCTATCAGCCCCACACAATAAACACTAAAGTTATCAGATGTACACGGAACAATGTAGTAGTCTGATGAGTAAAATGCGGCTCTAACTAGAGCACCAAATGATGGCGGCAAATCAACTATAACGTAATCATAGTTTGCACCATTAATCTTCTCGGCCGCAGCAATTATCCGCTTTAAAACGACATACCTCGAAAGCCCACTCCCCATCAGCAGGTCGTTACCAACATTTAAAGAGTCAGCATAGATATTGAGCCAAAAGTCCCCAGCAACAAGATCTACGTTTTCATTCGTGAACTCACCCTTATGCAAAAATAACTCTTCACCACCAGTATTTTGAAGAAAATGCTGAAGAAAAGAACGTATCGTAGATCCGTATGGTGATGTCTTGGTGCCCAATGTTTCCGCAAACCTTTCCTCACCCAACATAGCGATGGAAAGATTACATTGCGGATCAAAATCAACTAGAAGAACTTTTTTACCAAGTTCCCCCAAGGCATGTCCCAAATTCCAACAAATGGTAGACTTTCCTACCCCACCTTTGTTGTTGAATATTGATATTTGCTTTGCCATATTATTCCCTTATTAGCATTTAGAAAATCGTTAATCTGTTTGAGTTATTAATGTACTTACCCCAAGCCAGAGCCTTTCCAAGCGCATGATGGCAAGACGACAGTAGTATGCAGAAAACAATCTGCGATTACTACGCAGCCACTCCGCGCTCCGCTGGGGCAACCCCTTCGGGTGCATCCCGTGTCCGAACTTGCCGGACCGGCCGCGAGGCAGGCACGGCGGGCGGAGCCCTTGACCTCCCCTAGCGATAGGCTGAGCGCTTCCTGTGGAGTCTAGGGTACGGCTACGCCCGTCATCCTCACCCGTTCGGTGCTCGCCTTCGGCTCCGCTCCGCATGCGGCCTCCGGTACCGCTCTTGACACCACATCCAGCAAAAACCTTGGTACTTTCACACATGCGAGCTTTCGCGCTCTTACGGGGCCAGCCAAGATCGCGCACATCTGACACTGCCTCAAACCGCTATCCCTTAAATGATCAGGAATTCTTAAAAATCATCAGGAACCTATGACTTCAGGCGACCAAGAAACCGCGCAACATCAAAGCAACATTGAGATTTCAGCCGGAGTTGACCACCCCAAGGTATCCCAACTCTCGGAGGCTGAGCGGAATAAGCGAAGGGAGGCCGTCGCCTTTGCCAATGCCTCAGCAAACCTGTCTGCATTTGAAATCACAGACGGTATGAAGCGCCTCGGCGAGCGTTACATCAGCGGTGAGACTAATCTGGAGGAATCTGTAGCCACCTCTCGGAAAGAAAACGCCTAGTGAGTGACTTCCACATATGCCCAGACTTTCATTGCAGGAGCGCACATCGGACCGGAAAAGCTTGTTCATGAACGGTGCTACAAGGGATAGTGCTGTTTACCGTGTACGCATACCGGCTGACCTGAAATCAGAATGGGAAGCGCACTGCGAGAAAAAAGGCAGCTCCAGCACGGCATGATCCGAGCGCTAATACGCTACGTCATCCTAGATGGAATGCCCCCAGACGTTCAGGATTGGATATCAGGACAAATCGCAGGAGAACCTGACGAAGGTCCGAAACAACGGCTTGAGGTTCGACTTACACCAAGTGAGCACCATGAGGTCGTGGCACGTTCAGAAGCCGAGGGCTGTTCAGCTCAACGCTGGGTAATAAATTGCGTACGAGCTAGTTTGACCAATCAGCCCCAATTCACCATGGAGGCCACTAAGGCGCTTTGGGATTCGTCGGACAGCTTCGAGCCATTGGGAGAAACCTGAATCAAATAGCCAAAAAACTGAATGATGGCAGCGGCCAGGGACTTTCTACGAGGGGAATAAAGCAGCTTTCCGATTATATCCACAGCCACACCGAAGTTGTTTCTGAGCTCCAAGACGCTAGCTTGAGCCGATGGAAAATTACCTAAGGGAGTAAGGGAAAATCTTTTGAAACCCCGTAGCGGTGAGGCGGAGAAAACCTAAGGTGGTCTCAGAGAGACGGTGACCACAAACCTTCATAGGAGCGTTTATGAAACTACTCAACGTTTATGATGAGCGAGAGGAAGCGGAGGTAGCAGCTGAAAAGCTTTCCGGCAGCAAGCGTCTAGCGAGTGAGCGTGACTCAACTACTGTCATCTATAACCTTTTCGGGCTACCCAGTTGGGGAAATTTCCATCGATTGGGAATGTATGACCTCGACGAACTGAAAATCCTGCTCAGCCGCCGCGCCGCCTGGGAAAGTGAGGACCGTGCCAAGCATGCGCGGATCATAGCTGCTCTGCAGTTGGCATCCAAAAATTATACCCTTGAGATACCCAAGCATTGGCTCTAGATGATCGCGACAGCAGAAACTGAGCGATTTGCGTGTACCACTGATAAACGGAATGCAGAGCCCGTCGACCTCCCACGTAGCATGTAATACGATCCCATCTGTCAGGGGGCCCTGAACGAGGATTCCCCAAGCGTGCATCCGGGACGGCCGGCAGAACATGTTCCTTGGCTGCGGCGCTGCTAGAGGGCAGCACTAATTACTTTAGGAAAGCTGTTACCTGGGCCTGGTAAAAAACTGAAAGCTCAGCGCCGGACACACGTTTTTTGAGTACTATGTTGAAAATGGGCAGGCATTTTGCCTCCACAGCATCAGGACAACGCAAGGAAGCCGCTATTCATGATTTCATTTCCGATTTGCGAGCAGCTCGACATCATGGGGTACGGGCTTTACCCCGGCGAGTCTGGCAATCATGAGTTAAAGATTGATTTCCGACCTGGCCTCACGTTAATTTTGGGTGCAAACGGTCTCGGGAAAACGACCTTAATTACATTACTCTTTCGCATGTTAACTGGCCCTGCCGACCTGAGACTTAGAGGCGGTGAAGCTATGGGGACTTCATCACTTGACGCCATAGATATAGCCTCTGAAAAGCGTCGCGAATTTGCCCAAAGGGTAAGAGATGGCGCTGACTCAGCAAGTGCGACACTAACTTTTAGTCTTGGCTCGTCCACCATAAAAGTCACCCGCGCCCTCCGAAACCTTCAGATCCAAGCTCTTTCAATAGATGGCGCCGAATTAACATCTGATGAGAGCACTTACATTTCTGAAGTGTGCTTGAGGGCTGGCGTCTATGCTTTCGGTGACTTTCTGCTGTTACTTCGCCAACTGATCTTTTACTTTGAGGATCGACGCTCGCTGGTGTGGGATACTATCGCTCAACGCCAGATACTAAGAACTCTTTTTTTAGTTCCAGAAGAAGCCAAGCAATGGTCTCTGCTGGAAAGAATCGCATTAAAACTGGACAGTGAACTACGAAACATCCAAGCCGTAATGACGCGAGAGGAACGAAGGACTGACAACACTGTTAAGCGCCTAGTCAACGTCTCAGAAATTCGAATACAGCTGGAGACCGCTGAAAAAATTATTCGAAATGACGTTTTAAGGCAAGAATTTCTAGGATTGCGGGCTGCGGAATTAGACTCAGTTCTTACAGGTCATCGGCTCAGCAAACTAAGAGCCGAACAGACAGCCGACGGCGCAAAACGCAATGTAGAAAGAGCACAACTATCTGTAATAGAGCGAGCATTTCCGTCTATCGATGAAAGCATGCGCTATATTTTCGCTCAGCTTGTAAGCGATGGTATATGCCGCGCTTGTGGTCAGAAATCACACTCCGCCGTAGACAGAATGTACAAAAATCTCGAAAACAGGCTGTGTGCAATCTGCGATCATCCTCTACCCGACGGTAATGTTGTCTCAGCGGCTGAACTCTCTACCAAACGCATCGAAGTTGCTCGAGATGAAGCTAGAAACGCTTATCAGCACCTTCTATCTGTAGAACGCGTATACAAAGAAACTAATGCGGAGTATTCAGGGGTTCAACTAGAACTAGCCGAGCTCAGTAACCGTATAGATCAACAATATCAAAAAATAAGATCTTTGACTAAGCAGCTCCCACCCGAGGAAGCGTCAATTCGAGAAGCTCAGAATAGCGTCGAATCTCTGCGATCTCGGGTAGAGGCACTCCGCGCGCAGTTAGCGGAAGCACAAACCAACTTCTCCGAGTTCGTAGGCATCCGAACTCGCAGAATGCATAACATTGCAGAAGAGCTAAAATCCGCCTTTAGCAAATACGCGGAAGGTTTTTTACTCGAAAAAATATCTCTCAGCTGGTCTCCAGTACAACAGAAAGTTGGTCAGTTTCGTGACAATCCGTTCATCGAGTTTCCAGCATTTGGTTTAGATATTACCGGAAGTGACTTTCCGGAACCTGTAAGGCGGGATGGCCCCGAGCAAGTAAGCGAAAGCCAACGAGAATTTATCGATTTAGCATTTAGAATGGCACTGATTGAGGTGTCAGCGGCTAACAGCGATGGAACACTTGTAATTGATGCACCAGAATCGTCACTAGATGCCGTTTTTGTTAAAAGGGCAGCAGAAGTACTAGGTCGATTCGCAACTGCTGGTAGTAATAACAGGTTGGTAGTGACATCCAATATTCTCTCAGGCGACTTACTCCCAGAATTAATTAGAGCCTCTAGTGACGACAATCATACGGCGTACATCGTGGACCTATTTGAACTTGGAGTGCCCACTGCCGCCATTAAGGAGCTTCACGAAGAATATGCCCACTTCAGAAGCAGCCTTTACCAGCAGATAGAGCTGCGAAAGATTACTGGAGTTGCAGATCAATGACTATGGTTGATATACCTGATCAACCGGAGGATCGGAATCTCGATTTGCTGCGTCAAATACGAATTCTACTTCTTCTGGACGGCGCTGCCGATGCCGGGCTTGAACCGGTACCACTCCCAATTCTTCACTCATTGGCTTACCTCAGCAACGCACTCGCCCCTGTCTGGAATCTGCAAGCGTTTGATGGAAAAGTACTAAAACGTCGCGGGAGTCCGTTCTATCCAATACTTCAATGGGATGTGGACCACCTAGTTGGAAGGGGAATAATAAAAGTAAATGATGTCAGATATTCACAATACGATGGACAGTGGCGAATAGATGCTAGTTACACACTAAATGAATTAGTAGCACCAAAAATATTATTAGCTATCAATGACACTGGATATGAACCCGGCCTAAAGGAGTTCTGCTCAGAACTCGCCCAAGCAGTGGCTTCATTACCTTATGACCTGTTGACCGCGATCCTCGGTGAAGATGCCTCTTATGGAGATCCAACTATTGAGGTATCCAACGTTGTAAATTTTGGAGAAGGACGCTCCGTGAACTTCACAGCAAATTCAGCGGAAGCATTTCGCCCAGACTTAGCGCTTACACCGAGCGAACGAGTCCACATGTATGTCCAGCATTTGCAAGACAGGGCCGAACGCCATGCTAGTTAACCAAAATCCTCTAGGCCCTTGGGAGTCAGATCGTTCCGAGCTTGAGCGGGCCACAGCAGATGGCACCGGGCTTTACGCTGCTATAGACCCTAATTTAGAGTTCAGATCCTCTACCATGAAGCTTGTGTCGTCTGAATTAAATGCAGCAAATAACTCCTTTAAAAGCCCTGTTTATTTTGTCCTTTCGGAAAAAGAAATCTTCCAAAAGGTTAGGCCTAGCAGCGAAAGGGTTGTGCCGCTTAAGCGCGCTAGCCGCTCAAAAAAGCTTGATGGCAATCTTTGGTTCGTTCCAAGATCGTTGGCAATGGGCTTTGCCGTAGACGTGCGCGACAAACCTGCACCAGAGGTGTTCGATATAATCGAAAGTTATGACGCGGGAGAGTTATTTACGGTAATGTTCGACCCCGCATCCGCAGGACAGTTTTACATCTATCCTGATGGAGTATCCAACCCTTCATCATCTGAAGTGATAGATTTAATTTCGCCTAACTCGTTAAGCGTAGATGACATCATTGCAGCACTTGATGGATTGTACACGCTAATACGATCGCCGGATCAAATGAAAGCTTTACCACTTTGGCTTGCGCCTTCAAAGTGGCATCCGATAGAAAAAGCTGAAGACGCGGTTCAAAATGAGGTAACGAGGGCACTCGCAGGACGGCTAGCCCCGTTTGTAGATGTTAGATCAGAACAGCCTTCTACTATTGGCCGGACCGACATAGAACTTATACAAACATTTGGATTAAAGAACGGCGAATTGATACGCCATGCATTAATAGAGTTAAAAGTATTAAGAAGTTATGGATCAACCGGGAAAAGCGTATCCCCGAAAATTATAACCCGCCACATAAGCCAGGGCGTGCGGCAGGCAGCACTTTACGCGACAACTGCAAGAATCAAGATGCTATGCTGCTACGACATGCGAACCACTGATCACGGTGACCAAGCATGTTTCGCTCCATTCCTTACGGCAGCCCACGATCGAGAGGTCTTTCTAAAAAGGTACTACCTTTACAACTCGTCGCAGGCATTAAGAGAAGCACTGGATGAACAGAATGTAGCGATGGGAGCTACTGCTTTGCCAGGATAACCAGGGTTTCTGCCAGCTGTTGCTTTCCTCCTTGCTGAGCAGAAGCTCGCATCGAACGAAACGGCTCTCTATCCTTGAAACTCAGCCCCCAACTGGGGGCTAATTCAATTAAGATTTGGTCTACATCAATCGAAATACCCGCATACTGGCTATTTCCGACTACCATCCATATTTCTCCTCCGCGCTTCAACGCTTTAGAACATCCAGTCAAAACGGTGCTCATGTCTGAGAAATATGCACCTA
This genomic interval from Pseudomonas koreensis contains the following:
- a CDS encoding AAA family ATPase; this encodes MISFPICEQLDIMGYGLYPGESGNHELKIDFRPGLTLILGANGLGKTTLITLLFRMLTGPADLRLRGGEAMGTSSLDAIDIASEKRREFAQRVRDGADSASATLTFSLGSSTIKVTRALRNLQIQALSIDGAELTSDESTYISEVCLRAGVYAFGDFLLLLRQLIFYFEDRRSLVWDTIAQRQILRTLFLVPEEAKQWSLLERIALKLDSELRNIQAVMTREERRTDNTVKRLVNVSEIRIQLETAEKIIRNDVLRQEFLGLRAAELDSVLTGHRLSKLRAEQTADGAKRNVERAQLSVIERAFPSIDESMRYIFAQLVSDGICRACGQKSHSAVDRMYKNLENRLCAICDHPLPDGNVVSAAELSTKRIEVARDEARNAYQHLLSVERVYKETNAEYSGVQLELAELSNRIDQQYQKIRSLTKQLPPEEASIREAQNSVESLRSRVEALRAQLAEAQTNFSEFVGIRTRRMHNIAEELKSAFSKYAEGFLLEKISLSWSPVQQKVGQFRDNPFIEFPAFGLDITGSDFPEPVRRDGPEQVSESQREFIDLAFRMALIEVSAANSDGTLVIDAPESSLDAVFVKRAAEVLGRFATAGSNNRLVVTSNILSGDLLPELIRASSDDNHTAYIVDLFELGVPTAAIKELHEEYAHFRSSLYQQIELRKITGVADQ